In Fusarium oxysporum f. sp. lycopersici 4287 chromosome 4, whole genome shotgun sequence, a genomic segment contains:
- a CDS encoding hypothetical protein (At least one base has a quality score < 10) produces MSGLKESANATPCYTCALLWEAISTTVKEETAMPEVLYESILVESKPPKHPGPMVIHLYPDPVAHAISEKTFQLYTTDDDLSLPWDLIGQGYHIPEYGLSPSCVSLAREWLNACGHAQGKHANCTKTTISTLPTRVISVGNDRASPRLVVTEPNQQAHYAALSHCWGGSTPTMTTLSNLEVYTISLPSDLPQTFEDALRVARALEIPYIWIDSLCIIQDSPADWEREASRMAQVYANAYVTIFADAAPDSISGFLSPPPRKAPQRFVVPCKNDQPSSGVVHIRERGFLAQQLPYHTWNSRRSGSGQSKLSTRGWVFQERLLSPRTLHFSQNEMAWECRSVCECECSATSLRTLRTTSVMKHFLHPQDPDVSLAEANWRSEIVPAYTELDLTFATDRLPAIQGLANATQRLRSNDEYISGLWRKTIKADLLWYRNAADGNNRRIKDGGAPTWSWGSVTGPIYYTDRVTPSDSNLQILDIITSEEQAPVLVVRGHLVKVKLDDPYSDNVSLGPDDELRVEWDCVGGLPKSNKTSQYFLVFEADDGGPFGLLLNVDRTDPPAQQFRRVGYVHGHSISKWRRSWGSGGWVSSPASSASDTSGGIWEDASRDGAREWVDEIFKGEPTTFRLI; encoded by the exons ATGAGCGGCCTCAAGGAGTCAGCCAATGCTACTCCATGTTACACTTGTGCTCTCTTATGGGAGGCGATTAGCACAACtgtgaaagaagaaacagcTATGCCAGAGGTGCTATATGAATCAATACTCGTCGAAAGCAAACCGCCAAAACACCCAGGGCCTATGGTTATCCACCTTTATCCTGATCCCGTTGCACATGCGATCAGTGAAAAGACTTTTCAGCTATATACAACTGATG ATGACTTGTCTTTACCCTGGGACTTGATCGGCCAGGGTTATCATATACCAGAATACGGGTTATCCCCAAGCTGTGTGTCATTGGCGCGCGAGTGGCTCAACGCATGTGGCCACGCCCAAGGAAAACATGCGAACTGTACCAAGACCACCATTTCAACGCTACCAACGCGGGTTATATCGGTTGGAAATGACAGAGCATCGCCAAGGCTTGTGGTTACTGAGCCAAACCAGCAAGCACACTATGCAGCTCTGAGCCACTGCTGGGGAGGAAGCACGCCGACAATGACCACTTTATCTAATCTAGAAGTATACACTATTTCGCTCCCTAGCGATCTTCCACAAACTTTTGAAGATGCTCTAAGAGTGGCTCGAGCGCTGGAGATACCGTACATATGGATAGACTCCTTATGTATTATCCAGGATTCTCCAGCGGACTGGGAACGTGAGGCCTCGCGAATGGCTCAAGTATATGCCAACGCCTATGTGACCATATTTGCCGATGCTGCGCCGGACAGCATTTCTGGCTTTTTGTCGCCACCGCCACGAAAGGCTCCACAAAGGTTCGTTGTGCCATGCAAGAATGACCAGCCCAGCTCAGGGGTCGTACATATCCGAGAGCGTGGGTTCCTAGCCCAGCAACTCCCGTATCATACATGGAATAGTAGAAGAAGTGGTTCAGGTCAAAGCAAGCTATCAACGCGAGGTTGGGTGTTTCAGGAACGGTTACTGTCACCGCGGACCCTCCACTTTTCGCAGAACGAGATGGCTTGGGAATGCAGATCTGTCTGCGAGTGCGAATGCTCAGCGACATCTCTGAGGACCCTTCGTACCACAAGCGTCATGAAGCATTTCCTTCATCCTCAAGATCCCGATGTTTCTTTGGCTGAGGCGAATTGGAGATCTGAAATCGTCCCGGCATATACGGAACTAGACCTCACCTTTGCGACTGATCGACTGCCTGCCATCCAAGGCCTGGCTAACGCTACCCAAAGGCTCAGAAGTAATGACGAATACATTTCTGGACTTTGGCGAAAAACCATAAAGGCCGACCTTTTGTGGTATAGAAATGCAGCTGATGGTAATAATCGAAGAATCAAGGATGGGGGTGCTCCAACATGGTCGTGGGGATCTGTCACTGGGCCAATTTATTACACAGACAGGGTCACACCTAGTGACTCGAATTTGCAGATCTTGGACATCATAACCAGCGAGGAGCAAGCTCCGGTCCTTGTTGTCCGGGGCCATCTCGTTAAAGTGAAACTCGACGATCCTTACAGTGACAATGTGTCCTTGGGTCCGGATGACGAGCTAAGAGTGGAATGGGATTGCGTGGGGGGTCTACCCAAGTCTAACAAAACATCGCAGTATTTCTTGGTATTTGAGGCAGATGATGGAGGACCATTTGGCTTGTTACTCAATGTCGACCGAACCGATCCACCGGCTCAGCAATTTCGAAGAGTCGGATATGTCCACGGGCATAGCATCTCAAAGTGGCGTCGCTCATGGGGTAGTGGTGGTTGGGTGTCTAGTCCGGCTAGCAGTGCGTCTGACACCTCTGGTGGAATATGGGAGGATGCCAGTAGGGATGGGGCAAGAGAGTGGGTTGATGAAATATTTAAGGGCGAACCTACAACCTTTAGATTGATCTAG